The following are encoded in a window of Phocoena phocoena chromosome 2, mPhoPho1.1, whole genome shotgun sequence genomic DNA:
- the LOC136118835 gene encoding twinfilin-1 translates to MSHQTGIQASEDVKDIFARARNGKYRLLKISIENEKLVVGACRQPLDSWDKDYDSFVLPLLEDKQPCYVLFRLDSQNAQGYEWIFIAWSPDHSHVRQKMLYAATRATLKKEFGGGHIKDEVFGTVKEDVSLHGYKKYLLSQSSPAPLTAAEEELRQIKINEVQTDVSVDTKHQTLQGVAFPISREAFQALEKLNNRQLNYVQLEIDIKNEIIILANTINTELKDLPKRIPRDSARYHFFLYKHSHEGDYLESIVFIYSMPGYTCSIRERMLYSSCKSPLLEIVERQLQMDVIRKIEIDNGDELTADFLYEEVHPKQHAHKQSFAKPKGPSGKRGIRRLIRGPAETEATTD, encoded by the coding sequence ATGTCCCATCAGACCGGCATCCAAGCAAGTGAGGATGTTAAAGATATTTTTGCCAGagcaagaaatggaaaatacagactTCTGAAGATATCGATTGAAAATGAGAAACTTGTGGTTGGAGCGTGTAGGCAGCCTTTAGATTCCTGGGATAAGGATTATGATTCCTTTGTTTTACCCCTGTTGGAGGACAAACAACCGTGCTACGTATTATTCAGGTTAGATTCTCAGAATGCCCAGGGATATGAATGGATATTCATTGCGTGGTCTCCAGACCATTCTCATGTTCGTCAAAAAATGTTGTATGCAGCAACAAGAGCAACTCTGAAAAAGGAGTTTGGAGGTGGCCACATTAAAGATGAAGTGTTTGGAACAGTAAAGGAAGATGTGTCATTACATGGatataagaaatatttgctgTCACAGTCTTCTCCTGCCCCACTGACTGCAGCTGAAGAAGAATTACGACAGATTAAAATTAATGAGGTACAAACTGACGTGAGTGTGGACACTAAGCATCAAACACTACAAGGAGTAGCATTTCCTATTTCTCGAGAAGCTTTTCAGGCTTTGGAAAAATTGAATAACAGACAGCTCAACTATGTGCAGTTGGaaatagatataaaaaatgaaattataattttggccaacacaataaaTACAGAACTAAAAGATTTGCCAAAGAGGATTCCCAGAGATTCAGCACGTTATCATTTCTTTCTGTATAAACATTCCCATGAAGGAGACTATTTGGAgtctatagtttttatttattcaatgccTGGATACACATGCAGTATAAGAGAACGGATGCTGTATTCTAGCTGCAAGAGCCCTCTGCTAGAGATTGTAGAAAGACAACTACAAATGGATGTCATTAGAAAGATTGAGATAGACAATGGGGATGAGTTGACTGCAGACTTCCTTTATGAAGAAGTACACCCCAAGCAGCATGCACATAAACAAAGTTTTGCAAAACCAAAAGGTCCTTCAGGAAAAAGAGGAATTCGAAGACTAATTAGGGGTCCAGCTGAAACTGAAGCCACTACTgattaa